A window of bacterium genomic DNA:
CTCCCGACTACGTCGGGGGGTGTGGACCAGGTTCCCTCTGGGCAACCTGTCCTCCCACCCCCTTCGATCCGAGCACGCTCGATCGCGATGGCGATGGGTTCACCGTCGCAGACGGTGACTGCAATGATGCGGACGCGGGGATTGCTCCGGGAATCATGGAACCACTCTGCAACGGGGTGGATGAGAACTGCGATGGGGTGACGGATGGGGAGTGGGAGACACCGGATGCTCCATACACGCTGGGAGATCCCTGTACCGCAGGAGTGGGAGGATGTCTTCGCGATGGGGTGTTTGGGTGTGAAGAGAACGGAATCACGGCAACGTGCCTCGCGGATGCGGGATTGCCCGTTCCGGAGATGTGCAACGGCGTGGATGATGACTGCGATGGGGACACGGATGAGGAGTGGAGGGATTGCTCTCCCGATCTTCCGGAATCCCCGTGCATCGGGAACATCTGCGTTGTGGGGATCGGTACCT
This region includes:
- a CDS encoding putative metal-binding motif-containing protein; translation: MNPYGSPPDYVGGCGPGSLWATCPPTPFDPSTLDRDGDGFTVADGDCNDADAGIAPGIMEPLCNGVDENCDGVTDGEWETPDAPYTLGDPCTAGVGGCLRDGVFGCEENGITATCLADAGLPVPEMCNGVDDDCDGDTDEEWRDCSPDLPESPCIGNICVVGIGT